From a region of the Nitrospirae bacterium YQR-1 genome:
- the napA gene encoding nitrate reductase catalytic subunit NapA: MAFSRREFIKRAAAVFAATTAGIAVPGELLAEAGKTEAQWKWDKSVCRFCGTGCGIMVAVNNDKVVAVKGDPIAPVNKGLNCIKGYFNAKIMYGADRLSEPLMRVNEKGEFDKKANFKPVTWKRAFDEMEKQFKKHYNALGPTGIGIFGSGQYTIMEGVAAVKLIKAGFRSNNIDPNARHCMASAVVGFMQSFGIDEPAGNYDDMHHANSIVLWGANMAEMHPILWSKVTDRKLSDKQNIKVVNLSTFTNRCSNIADLEIIFKPGTDLAILNYIAREIVYAQPEAIDQEFVNNNCAFVTGPVDIGYGMRNNPKHPSFGPKEQDTVAKEVSKVISENEAIGLSALGIKAGDTMEMKNADSAMKHWVITFEDFKKGLEPYTLDYTAKLAKGKSDESLEDFKKKLQALVNIYTEKGKKVTSFWTMGFNQHIRGTWINEMIYTVHLLLGKQSEPGNGAFSLTGQPSACGTAREVGTFCHRLPADMVVDNPKHREKTEKLWSLPEGTLNPVVGSHYTKIMRDLEDGKIKWVWVQVNNPWQNTANANHWIKAAREMDNFIVVSEAYPGITAKVADLILPSAMIFEKWGAYGNAERRTQHWKQQVTPYGKSMSDTWQIVEFSKRFTLEEVWKEHKINKDVTIPDILPKASELGYKKTDTLYDVLFANKRAKEYKWPDPVGKNTMNSEVAGDKRNVENFKGYGFFLQKYLWEEYRAFGIGDGHDLADFDAYHKVRGLKWPVVDGKETEWRFNSEYDPYAKKANRGKFAFYGKAFKSLPSGDLLGVKSKEMVDLANKAKIFLRYYMEPPEMPNEEYPFWMTTGRVLEHWHSGTMTMRVPELYRAVSEALCFINQNDAKKIGVTDGQLMWIESRRGKVKARVETRGRNTMPDGMVFVPWFDENVFINKVTLDATCPLSKETDFKKCAVKLYKA, translated from the coding sequence ATGGCGTTTTCAAGAAGAGAGTTTATAAAAAGAGCTGCCGCCGTATTTGCAGCAACAACAGCAGGTATAGCAGTGCCTGGGGAGCTTCTTGCAGAGGCAGGCAAAACAGAGGCACAGTGGAAGTGGGATAAGTCCGTGTGCCGGTTCTGCGGCACAGGGTGCGGCATAATGGTAGCTGTTAATAATGACAAGGTGGTGGCCGTTAAGGGGGATCCCATAGCGCCGGTTAACAAAGGGCTCAACTGCATAAAAGGATACTTTAATGCAAAGATTATGTACGGGGCGGACAGGTTGTCCGAGCCTCTTATGAGGGTTAACGAAAAAGGTGAATTTGACAAAAAAGCCAACTTCAAACCTGTTACATGGAAACGGGCTTTTGATGAAATGGAAAAACAGTTTAAGAAACACTACAACGCTCTGGGTCCCACGGGAATCGGCATTTTCGGTTCCGGACAATATACCATTATGGAAGGTGTGGCCGCTGTGAAACTAATAAAAGCAGGCTTTAGGAGCAACAACATTGACCCCAATGCACGTCACTGCATGGCCTCCGCCGTGGTCGGCTTCATGCAGTCATTTGGAATTGACGAACCTGCCGGCAACTACGACGACATGCACCATGCAAACTCTATTGTCCTGTGGGGCGCAAACATGGCGGAAATGCACCCGATTTTATGGTCAAAAGTTACCGATAGAAAATTAAGTGATAAACAGAATATAAAGGTGGTCAACCTCTCCACGTTTACAAACCGCTGTTCAAATATTGCAGACCTAGAGATTATATTTAAACCCGGCACTGACCTTGCTATCTTAAACTACATAGCCAGGGAAATAGTGTATGCCCAGCCTGAGGCCATTGATCAGGAATTCGTAAACAATAACTGTGCCTTTGTGACCGGCCCGGTAGATATTGGTTACGGTATGAGAAACAACCCAAAGCATCCTTCCTTTGGACCTAAAGAGCAGGATACGGTTGCAAAAGAGGTATCCAAAGTAATTTCTGAAAATGAAGCTATCGGGCTTTCCGCTTTAGGCATAAAGGCAGGGGACACAATGGAGATGAAAAATGCCGATAGCGCTATGAAGCACTGGGTAATAACCTTTGAGGACTTCAAAAAAGGCCTTGAACCATATACTCTGGACTATACGGCAAAACTTGCCAAAGGCAAATCCGACGAATCGCTGGAAGATTTTAAGAAAAAACTACAGGCCCTGGTAAATATATATACGGAAAAAGGGAAAAAAGTAACAAGTTTTTGGACAATGGGCTTTAACCAGCACATAAGGGGCACATGGATTAACGAGATGATTTACACTGTGCACCTTCTTTTAGGAAAACAGTCGGAGCCTGGAAACGGAGCATTCAGCCTTACCGGACAGCCCAGCGCCTGCGGCACGGCCCGCGAGGTTGGCACATTCTGCCACAGACTCCCTGCCGATATGGTTGTTGATAATCCAAAACACAGAGAGAAAACCGAAAAACTATGGAGCCTTCCCGAGGGTACGCTTAATCCGGTAGTCGGCTCGCACTATACAAAGATAATGAGGGACCTTGAGGACGGAAAAATCAAATGGGTATGGGTACAGGTTAATAACCCATGGCAAAATACCGCAAATGCAAACCACTGGATAAAGGCGGCACGTGAGATGGATAACTTTATAGTGGTCTCTGAGGCTTATCCGGGCATCACGGCAAAGGTAGCCGACCTGATACTGCCCAGCGCCATGATTTTTGAAAAATGGGGAGCCTACGGAAATGCCGAACGCAGAACCCAGCATTGGAAGCAACAGGTAACCCCTTACGGCAAATCTATGTCCGACACGTGGCAAATAGTTGAGTTTTCAAAGAGATTTACTCTTGAGGAGGTTTGGAAGGAACATAAAATCAACAAAGATGTGACAATTCCCGACATCCTCCCAAAGGCCTCCGAACTGGGTTATAAAAAAACCGACACCCTGTATGACGTGTTGTTTGCAAACAAGAGAGCCAAAGAGTATAAGTGGCCTGACCCTGTAGGGAAGAACACTATGAACTCTGAGGTTGCCGGAGATAAAAGAAATGTAGAGAATTTTAAGGGCTACGGATTTTTCCTGCAGAAATACCTATGGGAAGAATACAGAGCTTTTGGTATAGGAGACGGGCACGATCTGGCTGATTTCGACGCATATCATAAGGTCAGAGGGCTTAAGTGGCCTGTTGTGGATGGAAAGGAAACCGAATGGAGATTCAATTCCGAGTATGACCCATATGCTAAGAAGGCAAACAGGGGAAAATTTGCATTTTACGGTAAAGCTTTTAAAAGCCTGCCCTCCGGCGACCTGCTCGGGGTGAAATCCAAAGAAATGGTGGATTTGGCCAACAAGGCTAAAATCTTCCTGCGGTACTATATGGAGCCCCCTGAGATGCCTAACGAGGAGTATCCTTTCTGGATGACCACAGGCAGAGTGCTTGAGCACTGGCACAGCGGAACCATGACAATGAGAGTGCCCGAGCTCTACCGCGCTGTATCGGAAGCCCTTTGTTTTATAAATCAAAATGATGCAAAGAAAATCGGAGTAACTGACGGGCAGCTTATGTGGATCGAATCCAGACGTGGAAAGGTTAAGGCAAGGGTGGAGACCAGAGGAAGGAACACGATGCCCGACGGTATGGTGTTTGTGCCGTGGTTTGATGAAAACGTGTTTATAAATAAGGTAACTCTGGACGCAACATGTCCGCTTTCCAAAGAAACAGATTTTAAAAAGTGTGCGGTAAAACTATATAAAGCGTAA
- the napG gene encoding ferredoxin-type protein NapG, with protein sequence MDTTGRRKFLERAGIMASVGFLWITHLLEAKSEGMILRPPGAIAEPEFLSVCIKCGQCVEACPFGTLTLAGFGSGKPVGTPYFTARIIPCKMCKDIPCVPACPTAALSAKSVSSADGKLDINLARMGLAVIDRNTCVAYWGLQCDACYRVCPLIDKAITLDMYRNERTGKHAFIAPVIQSEHCTGCGMCERACINEKASVYVLPRHIAMGKPNERYLQGWKDSAEGPQILPTPDKGKKNEQKTLDYLNRGF encoded by the coding sequence GTGGATACAACAGGAAGACGTAAATTTTTAGAAAGAGCAGGGATTATGGCCTCGGTGGGTTTTCTTTGGATAACACACCTGCTTGAGGCTAAATCGGAGGGGATGATTTTGCGGCCGCCGGGGGCGATTGCCGAGCCGGAGTTTCTGTCCGTTTGCATAAAGTGCGGACAGTGTGTGGAGGCATGTCCATTTGGCACTCTTACGCTTGCCGGTTTCGGCTCCGGCAAGCCTGTCGGCACCCCGTACTTCACTGCGCGCATAATCCCCTGCAAAATGTGCAAAGACATACCCTGTGTGCCGGCGTGTCCGACGGCTGCGTTAAGTGCTAAATCAGTGAGCTCTGCGGATGGTAAATTGGATATTAATCTGGCCCGGATGGGACTTGCCGTCATTGACCGCAACACATGTGTTGCATACTGGGGACTTCAGTGTGACGCCTGCTACCGGGTATGCCCGCTTATTGACAAGGCCATAACGCTTGACATGTACCGTAACGAACGTACCGGAAAGCACGCATTCATTGCACCTGTTATTCAAAGTGAACACTGTACCGGATGTGGAATGTGCGAGCGTGCCTGTATTAACGAAAAAGCCTCTGTTTACGTCCTTCCCCGCCACATAGCTATGGGTAAACCAAACGAAAGATACTTACAGGGATGGAAAGATTCCGCCGAAGGGCCTCAGATATTACCCACACCCGATAAAGGCAAAAAAAATGAACAAAAAACTTTGGATTACTTAAACAGAGGATTTTAG
- a CDS encoding cytochrome c, giving the protein MQKSAVRGTCVSAAVVYLLFMSVLFWPQFTETAYGAGADTGKKVFESRCAICHNSKGDGNGAIGIVEKGVVGEKMWSVYPRDLTVGVYKFRSTPTGCLPTQADLEYIISKGIMRAAMPSHKDVSKADVTAVIEYLKTFSTRWKEEEGCKPFAVAKPKWVGSAESVKKGKDVYDKMKCWECHGKEGKGDGPKSMEIKDDWGKPILPFNFTTGELKRGSTAENVYMTFTTGLDGTGMPSYEDSLNEEQRWNLVSYTLKLMKK; this is encoded by the coding sequence ATGCAAAAATCCGCAGTTAGGGGTACTTGTGTGAGTGCAGCAGTGGTGTATTTACTTTTTATGAGTGTGTTGTTTTGGCCGCAGTTTACTGAAACGGCATACGGGGCGGGGGCGGATACCGGCAAAAAGGTTTTTGAAAGCCGTTGTGCCATTTGCCACAATTCTAAAGGAGACGGCAACGGCGCCATTGGAATTGTAGAAAAAGGAGTGGTTGGAGAGAAGATGTGGTCGGTCTATCCCAGAGACTTGACAGTCGGTGTGTATAAGTTCAGATCCACTCCGACCGGTTGCCTTCCTACTCAGGCAGACCTGGAGTACATAATTTCAAAGGGTATAATGAGAGCGGCTATGCCCTCCCATAAGGATGTCTCTAAGGCTGATGTTACAGCGGTTATAGAGTATCTGAAGACATTTTCAACGCGTTGGAAAGAGGAGGAAGGGTGTAAGCCCTTTGCGGTGGCCAAGCCTAAGTGGGTCGGCTCTGCCGAATCTGTAAAAAAGGGCAAGGATGTATATGACAAAATGAAGTGCTGGGAGTGCCATGGTAAAGAAGGTAAAGGAGACGGTCCTAAGTCTATGGAGATTAAAGATGACTGGGGTAAGCCGATTTTACCGTTTAATTTTACCACCGGTGAGCTTAAACGCGGCTCAACAGCCGAAAACGTCTATATGACCTTCACTACCGGCCTTGACGGCACCGGAATGCCCTCTTATGAGGATTCGTTAAACGAGGAACAACGGTGGAATCTGGTGTCATACACACTGAAACTTATGAAAAAATAA
- a CDS encoding ethylbenzene dehydrogenase-related protein codes for MRKTVIQAIAISLMLVVLSVGASFAAQEEGVRVGFIKGDISLGNDGQWQAAKAVKVPLLALETTNALKNGTVPTADAKALNSNARYVFNLSKQAPTVTVKAVHNGKKVAFQLTWDDATSDTENAIDTFRDSVALMFPVNQAATFYPSPLMGAKGEPVNVWQWRADWQAEKDGKRNLDARQPLTGGVHVSYSDAILKTQYPEKPSPDATMIQYISEGYGTLTKLKHQSPSAKGTYNKGKWTVVFVRDMKRAEGGDAEFVSGKKTYVNLAAWNGAGGDVNGMKSISIVWTPLVFDTER; via the coding sequence ATGAGAAAAACGGTTATACAGGCCATCGCAATCTCGCTTATGCTCGTAGTTCTGAGCGTGGGCGCCTCTTTTGCCGCACAGGAGGAGGGCGTCAGGGTTGGATTTATAAAGGGTGACATTTCCTTAGGCAATGACGGACAGTGGCAGGCGGCAAAAGCCGTAAAGGTCCCGCTTCTGGCACTTGAAACTACCAATGCTCTAAAGAACGGCACTGTCCCTACGGCAGATGCTAAGGCACTCAACAGTAATGCCAGGTATGTATTTAACCTGTCAAAGCAGGCCCCGACAGTGACGGTTAAAGCGGTTCATAACGGTAAAAAGGTTGCCTTTCAGTTAACCTGGGACGATGCAACCTCAGATACGGAAAATGCAATAGACACTTTCAGGGACTCGGTGGCACTGATGTTTCCTGTTAATCAGGCAGCAACGTTTTACCCTTCTCCATTGATGGGAGCAAAGGGTGAGCCGGTTAACGTATGGCAGTGGAGAGCCGACTGGCAGGCGGAAAAAGACGGCAAGCGTAATCTCGATGCTCGCCAGCCCCTTACAGGCGGCGTGCATGTCTCTTACTCAGATGCAATTTTAAAAACGCAGTACCCTGAGAAACCGTCCCCTGATGCTACCATGATTCAGTATATATCGGAGGGCTACGGTACACTGACAAAACTGAAGCATCAAAGTCCGTCGGCTAAGGGCACATACAATAAAGGGAAATGGACAGTTGTGTTTGTCAGGGATATGAAACGTGCAGAGGGCGGAGATGCGGAGTTTGTTTCCGGTAAGAAGACTTACGTCAACCTTGCTGCATGGAACGGTGCAGGTGGTGATGTAAACGGTATGAAATCCATATCTATAGTGTGGACACCTCTGGTGTTTGACACTGAAAGGTAG
- a CDS encoding molybdopterin-dependent oxidoreductase translates to MANLSRRNFLKATGSGIMLTLAGGTEALAMHALEPATGVANPLSHYPARDWEKLYRDIYKADSSFVFMCTPNCTHNCYLRAYVKNGVVVRVGPSQNYHKATDVYGTKASQRWDPRHCNKGISLVRRFYGDRRVKAPMVRKGFLQWVEKGFPRDENGMPPAEMFRRGEDTYVAVPWEKAYEIAAKTFYEIAKTYTGEKGASLLKKQDYDEAMVKRMDGAGTRAMKFRGGMPALGSIKLFGQYRNANSMALLDKHIRKVEDDKAVGGVGLDNYTWHTDLPPGHPMVCGQQTIDFDLSNVEYCNIVACWGINWISTKMPDGHWLTEARMKGKKVVAITTEYSSTCSKADEIVIIRPGTDPALALGIASVLIKENLYDKKFITTHTDLPMLVRMDTGNMCKAGDIFKDYKPKELKLKKIVKEAKDLPKPAATNEGMPGVTEAMRNSWGDFVMWDTKTGKPVAVSSDDVGEHFHKLGIEPAIEGEFTVTIDGKDVKVRPVFDVIKQHLSDTWTPENTSKVTWAPVSAIYSLARQFAKNPEKVLFTVGMGPNQFFNADQKDRAIFLVAALTRNVGFFGGNVGSYAGNYRAAYFNGMPQYMAENPFDITLDPAKPAKVKLTYAMQSAHYYSHGDQPLKVHGHYFNGKSHMPFPTKSMWFSGSNSILGNAKGHYEIVMNLLRHPAYRAKGMHKRMIEAVFVNEWWWTGTCEYADIVFGVDSWAEYNAHDMTQSCTNPFMQVMPLTEIKRIHNTKSNVETYQGVAHALAGITGDKRFDDYWALMNAPHKAKPYIQRVLSHSNMFKGYDVEDLLVKSKDGIPALMMGRTYPKFIGYEQSNESKPWFSKSGRLEFYRDEPEFKDYGESIPLHREPIDATFYEPNVIVASAHPLIKPKKPEDYGWPSSDLSRETRQVRNVIYTVDQLLKTEHPLIKEKYNFIWLTPKYRHSVHSMFADLDYLSVWWGPFGDMYRKDKRKPWVGEGYMDIHPDDAKAYGVEDGDYVWVDADPEDMPFAGWQGRPKEYKVARCMLRARYYPGTPRGVLRTWFNLYMASFGSVKGHETRKDGLAKSPDTGYQSLYRYGGHQSGTRSWLRPTILTDTLVRKELMGQATGVGFCPDVHCANGAPRESFVKFSKAEDGGESGKGKWRPISLGGRPTYESDSFKKYLSGQYVG, encoded by the coding sequence ATGGCCAATTTATCAAGAAGAAACTTTTTAAAAGCAACCGGAAGCGGAATAATGCTGACCCTTGCCGGTGGCACCGAGGCCCTGGCGATGCACGCCCTTGAGCCTGCCACAGGTGTTGCTAATCCGCTCAGTCATTACCCTGCCCGTGACTGGGAAAAGCTCTACAGGGATATTTATAAAGCGGACTCAAGTTTTGTTTTTATGTGTACACCCAACTGTACGCACAACTGCTACCTTAGGGCATATGTGAAAAACGGAGTTGTAGTGCGTGTCGGTCCGTCTCAGAACTACCACAAAGCAACCGACGTCTATGGTACGAAAGCATCCCAGCGTTGGGACCCAAGGCACTGTAACAAGGGAATTTCACTGGTGAGACGTTTCTACGGAGACCGCCGTGTAAAGGCCCCTATGGTGCGTAAGGGATTTCTACAGTGGGTGGAGAAAGGTTTCCCGCGTGATGAAAACGGAATGCCCCCTGCCGAGATGTTTCGACGCGGCGAGGACACCTATGTAGCGGTTCCATGGGAAAAAGCATATGAAATAGCGGCAAAGACGTTTTATGAAATAGCCAAAACCTATACAGGTGAAAAGGGTGCGTCGTTGTTGAAAAAGCAGGACTACGATGAGGCTATGGTTAAGCGCATGGATGGTGCCGGCACAAGAGCTATGAAGTTCAGAGGCGGTATGCCTGCGCTTGGCTCAATCAAGCTCTTTGGGCAGTACAGAAACGCAAACTCGATGGCCCTTTTGGACAAACACATCAGAAAAGTAGAAGATGATAAAGCAGTGGGTGGTGTGGGGCTGGATAACTACACGTGGCATACCGACCTGCCGCCCGGACACCCTATGGTGTGTGGACAGCAGACTATTGACTTTGACCTCTCAAACGTTGAGTACTGTAATATCGTTGCATGCTGGGGTATAAATTGGATTTCCACTAAGATGCCCGATGGTCACTGGCTTACCGAGGCACGCATGAAGGGTAAAAAAGTCGTTGCGATAACCACTGAGTACAGCTCCACTTGCAGTAAGGCTGATGAAATAGTAATTATAAGGCCCGGCACCGACCCCGCGTTAGCTCTTGGAATAGCCAGTGTTTTGATAAAGGAAAATCTCTATGACAAGAAATTTATTACAACACACACCGACCTACCTATGCTTGTCAGGATGGATACCGGCAACATGTGCAAAGCCGGGGATATCTTTAAAGATTATAAACCCAAGGAACTTAAACTGAAAAAAATAGTGAAAGAAGCAAAGGACCTGCCTAAGCCTGCTGCGACAAACGAGGGAATGCCCGGTGTTACAGAGGCTATGCGTAACTCATGGGGCGATTTCGTTATGTGGGACACTAAAACCGGCAAACCTGTTGCCGTCTCCAGTGACGACGTTGGCGAGCACTTCCACAAGTTAGGCATAGAGCCTGCCATTGAGGGTGAATTTACCGTTACCATAGATGGTAAAGATGTAAAAGTACGCCCTGTATTTGATGTAATTAAGCAGCATCTATCTGATACATGGACGCCTGAAAACACCTCAAAGGTAACATGGGCTCCAGTCTCCGCCATATACAGTCTTGCCAGACAATTTGCCAAAAACCCTGAGAAAGTTCTTTTCACTGTCGGCATGGGACCAAACCAGTTTTTTAACGCAGACCAGAAAGACAGAGCAATATTCTTAGTGGCGGCACTTACAAGAAATGTCGGATTCTTCGGTGGAAACGTGGGCAGTTACGCAGGTAACTACCGTGCGGCATACTTTAATGGAATGCCTCAGTACATGGCGGAAAATCCTTTTGATATAACATTGGATCCTGCAAAACCTGCAAAGGTTAAACTAACCTATGCTATGCAGTCCGCCCATTACTATTCACACGGTGATCAGCCTCTGAAAGTACATGGACATTATTTCAATGGAAAAAGTCATATGCCTTTTCCAACAAAATCCATGTGGTTTTCCGGTTCAAACTCCATTTTAGGCAATGCCAAGGGCCACTATGAGATAGTAATGAATCTCTTACGCCACCCGGCATATCGAGCCAAGGGAATGCACAAACGCATGATTGAAGCTGTGTTTGTAAACGAGTGGTGGTGGACAGGCACTTGCGAGTATGCCGACATTGTTTTTGGCGTGGATAGCTGGGCTGAGTACAATGCCCACGATATGACCCAGTCCTGTACCAATCCTTTTATGCAGGTTATGCCGCTTACTGAAATTAAGCGTATTCATAATACTAAGAGCAACGTGGAAACCTATCAGGGTGTGGCCCATGCTCTGGCAGGAATAACGGGAGATAAGCGCTTTGATGATTACTGGGCTTTAATGAATGCTCCCCACAAGGCAAAACCGTATATTCAGCGTGTGCTGAGCCATTCAAATATGTTTAAGGGCTACGATGTCGAGGACCTTTTGGTAAAGTCTAAGGATGGTATCCCGGCGCTTATGATGGGTAGAACCTATCCTAAGTTTATAGGTTACGAGCAGAGTAATGAGTCGAAACCGTGGTTTAGCAAAAGCGGAAGGCTGGAGTTTTATCGTGATGAGCCTGAGTTTAAAGACTATGGTGAGAGTATTCCTCTTCACCGTGAGCCGATTGATGCCACATTCTACGAACCAAATGTTATAGTGGCCTCTGCGCATCCGTTGATAAAACCCAAAAAGCCTGAAGACTACGGCTGGCCAAGCAGCGATCTGAGCCGCGAAACCCGTCAGGTACGTAACGTTATTTACACGGTAGATCAACTTTTAAAGACAGAGCATCCGCTCATTAAGGAAAAATATAATTTTATATGGCTCACTCCTAAGTACCGCCACAGTGTACACTCTATGTTTGCAGATTTGGATTACCTCTCAGTGTGGTGGGGGCCCTTTGGCGATATGTACCGCAAGGATAAGCGTAAACCTTGGGTAGGTGAAGGGTATATGGATATACACCCCGATGATGCTAAAGCCTACGGAGTTGAGGACGGTGATTACGTGTGGGTTGACGCCGACCCTGAGGACATGCCGTTTGCAGGCTGGCAAGGGCGCCCAAAAGAGTACAAAGTAGCTCGTTGTATGCTCCGTGCAAGATATTATCCGGGTACTCCGCGTGGAGTTTTAAGAACCTGGTTTAACCTCTATATGGCCTCTTTTGGTTCTGTAAAGGGACACGAAACGAGAAAGGATGGGTTGGCCAAGAGTCCTGATACCGGCTACCAATCATTGTATCGTTACGGAGGGCATCAGAGTGGAACACGCTCGTGGCTAAGGCCTACAATTCTTACCGATACACTGGTTCGTAAGGAACTCATGGGACAGGCAACTGGAGTGGGCTTCTGCCCTGATGTTCACTGCGCCAACGGCGCCCCCCGCGAGTCTTTTGTTAAGTTTTCCAAAGCTGAGGACGGCGGCGAGAGCGGTAAGGGTAAGTGGAGACCTATCTCTTTAGGTGGAAGGCCTACCTATGAAAGTGACAGCTTTAAAAAATATCTGAGCGGACAGTATGTCGGATAA
- a CDS encoding dehydrogenase, which yields MEDVFNWQINRNMKYPYPAAKPEKQFAAVFDINKCIGCQTCSITCKTTWTAGRGQEYMFWNNVESKPYGGYPLYWDSKLLEKLGGGKWANKTYEGKTIFEKAAEENLSVKGFLPALEDWSYPNMGEDEIYGGQVTQGMHIESLPHPIWFFYLPRICNHCSYPACVAACPRQSVYKRPEDGIVLIDQSRCQGYRQCVSGCPYKKPMYNATTNRSEKCVACYPKTEAGLHTQCMEHCIGKIRVQGWINPPDKADPTNPIDYLVHVRKIALPLYPQFGTQPNVYYIPPTHVPPPYLTQMFGTGVEAAIKAYKDAPSDTTLKGLLVLFGSCAELMTKFEVKNDIAIGYNSKGDIVAQTPIVEPNVIREHYDKKLDVYRLDVT from the coding sequence ATGGAAGACGTCTTTAACTGGCAAATAAACCGGAACATGAAGTACCCATATCCGGCAGCTAAACCGGAGAAACAATTTGCCGCAGTTTTTGACATAAATAAGTGTATTGGTTGCCAAACATGTTCCATCACCTGCAAAACCACGTGGACGGCTGGACGCGGGCAGGAATATATGTTTTGGAACAACGTAGAGTCTAAACCTTACGGCGGATACCCTCTCTACTGGGATTCCAAACTGCTGGAGAAACTGGGCGGCGGTAAATGGGCTAATAAGACTTACGAGGGGAAAACAATCTTTGAGAAAGCCGCCGAGGAAAACTTAAGCGTTAAGGGTTTTCTTCCTGCACTTGAGGATTGGTCATACCCTAACATGGGTGAAGATGAGATTTACGGCGGACAGGTAACACAGGGAATGCACATAGAGTCGCTTCCCCATCCGATCTGGTTTTTCTATCTGCCCAGAATTTGTAACCATTGCAGTTATCCGGCATGTGTAGCGGCTTGCCCGCGCCAGTCGGTTTATAAAAGACCTGAGGATGGAATAGTTCTCATTGATCAGTCACGGTGTCAGGGATACAGACAGTGTGTATCGGGTTGCCCGTATAAAAAACCTATGTACAATGCTACCACCAACAGGAGTGAAAAGTGCGTGGCCTGTTATCCAAAAACGGAAGCCGGCCTTCACACTCAGTGTATGGAGCACTGTATAGGGAAAATCAGGGTTCAGGGTTGGATTAACCCGCCTGACAAAGCGGACCCGACTAATCCTATAGACTACCTGGTGCATGTCAGGAAGATAGCGCTTCCGCTGTATCCGCAGTTTGGCACACAGCCGAATGTGTACTATATACCGCCGACTCATGTGCCTCCACCATATTTGACACAGATGTTTGGCACAGGGGTGGAAGCTGCAATTAAAGCCTATAAGGATGCTCCATCGGATACCACTTTGAAGGGGCTTTTGGTTTTGTTTGGAAGTTGTGCCGAGCTTATGACTAAGTTTGAAGTTAAAAACGATATAGCTATCGGCTACAACAGTAAGGGTGACATCGTAGCGCAAACCCCCATAGTGGAGCCCAATGTTATCAGGGAGCACTACGACAAGAAACTTGACGTTTATCGTCTGGATGTTACCTAA
- the napH gene encoding quinol dehydrogenase ferredoxin subunit NapH, with protein MIKQYRYTILRRLSQLSILSFFIMGGVYGLKVLRGNYSSAKVFDVLTLSDPFAVLQNLVTGNIAGKPAVIGSLIVASFYAIAGGRVFCGWVCPMNLVTGLANSIRRALDITFSYSPEVNLRYRLLILALVLSAITKVAAFEWISPIGVLHRGLIFGIGYGWLLIASVVVFDAFLVRNGFCGHLCPLGAFYALIGRGNLIKPYYNHDKCTMCMKCLKACPEKQVLDMVGQKSSMVKSGQCIQCGRCAEVCNDNAITFKSRFS; from the coding sequence ATGATAAAACAATACAGATATACAATTTTAAGAAGGCTCTCTCAGCTATCCATACTGAGCTTTTTTATTATGGGCGGAGTATATGGATTAAAGGTACTCAGAGGGAATTACTCATCGGCAAAGGTGTTTGATGTTTTAACCCTATCTGATCCTTTCGCAGTGCTTCAGAACCTTGTAACGGGAAATATTGCCGGCAAGCCGGCCGTAATCGGGAGCCTCATTGTTGCATCCTTTTATGCAATAGCAGGGGGCAGGGTCTTTTGCGGCTGGGTGTGTCCGATGAACCTCGTTACGGGACTTGCCAACTCCATTCGGAGAGCGCTTGACATAACCTTTAGCTATAGTCCTGAGGTCAATCTCCGCTACCGGCTTCTTATCCTTGCCCTTGTTCTGTCGGCTATAACAAAGGTAGCGGCATTTGAGTGGATAAGTCCGATAGGAGTGCTTCACCGCGGGCTCATATTCGGGATAGGTTATGGATGGCTGTTGATAGCGTCTGTCGTGGTTTTTGATGCTTTTTTAGTACGTAACGGTTTTTGCGGCCATTTATGTCCGCTTGGCGCATTTTATGCGCTCATCGGACGGGGCAATTTAATTAAGCCATACTACAATCATGACAAATGCACCATGTGTATGAAATGCCTAAAAGCATGTCCTGAAAAACAGGTGCTTGACATGGTCGGGCAGAAAAGTTCCATGGTGAAATCCGGGCAGTGCATACAGTGCGGGCGATGTGCAGAGGTTTGCAATGACAACGCAATAACATTTAAAAGCAGATTTTCATAA